From a single Pseudoalteromonas nigrifaciens genomic region:
- a CDS encoding glutathione S-transferase family protein, with protein sequence MSLIVYGVPLSPYVRKVCLCLAAKQLDYKLEIVSPFNQPAWFFELNPLGRIPALKDGDLVLADSSVICQYLDDKYTGNTALLGDTVEQTAQVRWLEKYADYELAPLTTFTVFQQRVINLGMQKVCDESLVKLAMNEQLPPHFDYLEGVLGHNDYFVGNALTLADIAFASQIINMQHAGEQINAQRWPNLAALFERVKALPAMQTLLQNEQAMLASMQ encoded by the coding sequence ATGAGTTTAATTGTTTATGGCGTACCTCTTTCTCCTTATGTACGCAAGGTGTGTCTGTGTTTGGCTGCAAAGCAGTTAGATTATAAGTTAGAAATAGTGTCGCCGTTTAATCAACCGGCTTGGTTTTTTGAGTTAAATCCATTAGGGCGTATACCAGCGCTTAAAGATGGTGATTTAGTGCTGGCTGATTCGAGTGTTATTTGCCAATACCTTGATGATAAATACACAGGGAATACAGCATTACTTGGCGACACTGTCGAGCAGACTGCTCAGGTACGCTGGTTAGAAAAATACGCTGATTATGAACTTGCGCCGTTAACTACTTTTACTGTGTTTCAACAGCGAGTAATTAATTTAGGTATGCAAAAAGTATGTGATGAAAGTTTAGTAAAGTTGGCTATGAATGAGCAGTTACCACCGCACTTTGACTATCTTGAAGGCGTGCTAGGTCATAATGATTACTTTGTAGGTAACGCGTTAACCCTTGCTGATATAGCGTTTGCGTCGCAAATAATCAATATGCAGCATGCGGGCGAGCAGATTAATGCACAGCGCTGGCCAAATTTAGCTGCACTTTTTGAGCGTGTAAAAGCATTACCAGCAATGCAAACTTTATTACAAAATGAGCAGGCTATGCTTGCGTCAATGCAATAG
- a CDS encoding energy transducer TonB — MKPHKLALLLSLNLSVITASAFASEATNANTAFSQAYQNYLSAVDTNENIQQAAKLAYSLGAKVYGDNADNTANLAINYAKAISGFNQEDEAKRYELYKQAYNILANNHGESSVETIDALLGMASNTKSARQADSQLERIVDIAKELKKPRFVADMQFAAASLLVKKFVPEKYRSAKHYAEEADEYYQANLPENAVERIKSDFLMASFDEGRKKYDSAITRLNRIVTVFDNNLSYDHSAELSAHSKLIALYEKQGESEQATKHCLAIAKMVPWEESQEQTPLYRVNPDYPMGKARQGKDGSVVMEFEVDTAGFVKNVSVLDSNGGVTFEHSAKKAVEQWRYAPKFEDGIPVTAKTQVRLDFKINR; from the coding sequence ATGAAACCACATAAACTCGCCTTACTGCTTAGCCTTAACCTTTCAGTTATTACTGCATCGGCTTTTGCAAGCGAAGCTACAAATGCAAACACTGCATTTTCTCAAGCGTACCAAAATTACTTAAGCGCCGTAGATACCAACGAAAACATACAACAAGCTGCCAAACTCGCTTACTCTTTAGGTGCTAAAGTATATGGCGATAACGCAGATAACACCGCAAATTTAGCCATTAATTACGCTAAAGCTATCAGCGGATTTAACCAGGAAGACGAAGCTAAACGCTACGAACTGTATAAACAGGCGTACAATATTTTAGCTAACAATCATGGTGAAAGCTCAGTCGAGACAATAGACGCCTTACTAGGTATGGCAAGCAATACTAAATCAGCGCGTCAGGCCGATAGCCAATTGGAACGTATAGTTGATATAGCAAAGGAGCTTAAAAAACCAAGATTTGTAGCCGACATGCAATTTGCTGCAGCCTCTTTGTTAGTTAAAAAGTTTGTGCCAGAAAAATACCGTTCTGCTAAACACTACGCCGAAGAAGCTGACGAGTATTACCAAGCAAACTTACCTGAAAACGCTGTAGAGCGTATCAAATCAGATTTTTTAATGGCCTCGTTTGATGAAGGTCGTAAAAAATATGATTCAGCAATTACAAGGTTAAACCGCATAGTCACCGTATTTGATAATAACTTAAGCTACGATCACAGCGCCGAGCTAAGCGCTCACTCTAAGCTTATAGCACTATACGAAAAGCAAGGCGAAAGTGAGCAAGCAACTAAGCACTGCTTAGCTATTGCTAAAATGGTGCCTTGGGAAGAAAGCCAAGAACAAACCCCGCTTTATCGTGTTAATCCTGACTACCCTATGGGCAAAGCACGCCAAGGTAAAGATGGCAGTGTAGTTATGGAATTTGAAGTAGACACCGCAGGCTTTGTTAAAAACGTGAGTGTGCTTGATTCAAATGGTGGCGTAACTTTTGAGCACTCGGCAAAAAAAGCGGTAGAGCAATGGCGCTATGCTCCTAAATTTGAAGATGGCATACCTGTAACAGCAAAAACCCAAGTACGGCTCGACTTCAAAATTAACCGATAA
- a CDS encoding low molecular weight protein-tyrosine-phosphatase produces the protein MKKILVVCLGNICRSPTAEAVLKKRAEQLGIAVKVDSAGTIGHHEGNSPDSRSMQAGEKRGYSFKGIYSRKVRSSDFTEFDLILAADKQNLADLTQRCPAHLQYKLALFLEFGEQAVSAIPDPYYGGDDGFEKVLDLIEAASDKILAKLTPNI, from the coding sequence ATGAAAAAAATACTGGTTGTGTGTTTAGGTAATATTTGTCGATCGCCTACAGCTGAAGCGGTATTAAAAAAACGTGCTGAGCAGTTAGGTATTGCCGTTAAAGTTGATTCGGCCGGTACTATAGGTCATCACGAAGGCAATTCACCAGACAGCCGATCTATGCAGGCGGGCGAAAAACGAGGTTACAGCTTCAAAGGGATTTATTCGCGTAAAGTGCGCAGTAGTGATTTTACTGAATTCGATTTGATTTTAGCCGCCGACAAACAAAATTTAGCCGATTTAACTCAGCGTTGCCCAGCACATTTACAGTATAAGCTTGCACTGTTTTTAGAGTTTGGTGAGCAGGCTGTAAGTGCTATTCCCGATCCTTATTATGGTGGGGACGATGGTTTTGAAAAGGTGCTAGATTTAATTGAAGCAGCAAGTGATAAAATATTAGCTAAATTAACCCCCAATATTTAA
- a CDS encoding DUF3087 domain-containing protein, whose translation MQLIEINKARYRKHLNRVIAGCAVGLAVGSLAISQTLIALFPDESGTHFHWNVTGVVISALGLAWLLNKYRTHPFMIEVVYVWELKQALNKITRKMAKLKAAGREGNSDALLAIHYSYAGSKLLWQLDDNTITMDDLAIKQAELDSVAAKYNLTLDANDYDASILKNF comes from the coding sequence ATGCAACTCATTGAAATAAATAAAGCGCGTTATCGTAAGCATTTAAACCGTGTTATTGCCGGTTGTGCTGTGGGTTTGGCTGTGGGGAGTTTAGCTATATCGCAAACGCTGATTGCTTTGTTTCCTGATGAGAGCGGCACTCACTTTCATTGGAACGTAACGGGCGTTGTTATTAGCGCATTAGGGCTTGCGTGGTTACTTAATAAATACCGCACGCATCCGTTTATGATTGAAGTGGTGTATGTGTGGGAGCTTAAACAAGCGCTTAATAAAATAACGCGTAAAATGGCGAAATTAAAGGCTGCAGGGCGTGAAGGTAATAGTGATGCGCTATTGGCTATTCATTACAGTTACGCGGGCTCTAAATTGTTATGGCAGCTCGATGACAATACAATCACTATGGATGACTTAGCAATTAAGCAAGCTGAGCTGGATAGTGTGGCGGCTAAGTATAATTTAACACTTGATGCCAATGACTATGATGCAAGTATTTTAAAGAACTTTTAA
- the tnpA gene encoding IS66 family insertion sequence element accessory protein TnpA — protein sequence MNKQQKIKHWQGIFEQQKSSGLAIIQFCRDNNINASTFYVWRKRLSDETIRVKKQQVIPFVIHEQAFTHPSIIKLTTPNGYQIDFESTLAHQALAKLLSVL from the coding sequence ATGAATAAACAGCAAAAAATAAAACACTGGCAAGGCATTTTTGAGCAGCAAAAATCGAGTGGTTTAGCCATCATTCAATTTTGTCGTGATAACAACATTAACGCATCGACTTTCTATGTTTGGCGTAAACGCCTTTCTGACGAAACGATAAGGGTTAAAAAGCAACAGGTGATCCCGTTTGTTATTCATGAGCAAGCCTTTACACACCCTTCAATCATTAAACTCACCACACCAAACGGCTATCAAATAGACTTCGAGTCGACATTAGCGCACCAAGCACTCGCCAAATTATTGAGCGTACTGTGA
- a CDS encoding exo-beta-N-acetylmuramidase NamZ family protein, translating to MFKTLFITLFFILSATLILSVQADEAKGSIVVGAKQYAKYLPQLKNKRVGLVVNQTSTVGKTHLVDSLLAKNVNITKIFAPEHGFRGDHDAGAHVKNTVDSKTGIPLISIYGNNKKPSAEVLADVDVMIFDIQDVGVRFYTYISSMHYMMEAAAEQGIEFLVLDRPNPNIAYVDGPILEPQFKSFVGMHPIPIVHGMTVGELANMIKGEGWINQAAVLELNVIPVTGYTRATSYSLPIKPSPNLPNDTAISLYPSLCFFEATPISIGRGTDFAFQVIGYSPVALGEFSFTPRAIKGAALNPKFKNQAVQGLDLRQATTKGLDLSYLISAYKQLNNNDITFFERADFMDKLAGTDKLRLAIEAGQSAQLIKQTWQAGLMQFKQQRAPYLLYE from the coding sequence ATGTTTAAAACCCTATTTATTACGTTATTTTTTATTTTAAGCGCTACTTTAATACTTAGCGTACAAGCTGATGAAGCTAAAGGTTCAATTGTTGTGGGTGCGAAGCAATATGCTAAATATTTACCGCAGTTAAAAAATAAACGCGTAGGGCTGGTGGTTAATCAAACATCAACAGTAGGGAAAACCCATTTAGTCGATAGCCTACTGGCAAAAAACGTAAACATAACTAAAATATTTGCACCTGAGCATGGCTTTCGTGGCGATCACGATGCAGGGGCACACGTAAAAAATACCGTTGATAGTAAAACGGGTATTCCGCTTATCTCCATTTACGGCAACAATAAAAAACCAAGTGCCGAAGTTTTAGCTGATGTTGATGTAATGATTTTTGATATTCAAGATGTGGGAGTGCGCTTTTATACTTATATAAGCTCTATGCATTACATGATGGAAGCAGCTGCAGAGCAGGGGATCGAATTTTTAGTACTCGACAGGCCAAACCCAAATATAGCCTATGTTGATGGGCCCATATTAGAGCCGCAATTTAAGTCATTTGTAGGTATGCACCCCATTCCTATAGTTCATGGTATGACTGTGGGCGAGCTTGCAAATATGATCAAAGGTGAAGGCTGGATCAATCAAGCTGCTGTTTTAGAGCTTAACGTGATCCCAGTTACTGGTTATACGCGCGCAACTAGCTATAGTTTACCGATAAAGCCAAGCCCTAATTTACCAAATGATACTGCTATTTCGCTTTATCCATCATTGTGCTTTTTTGAAGCCACGCCAATTAGTATTGGCAGAGGCACCGATTTTGCGTTTCAGGTTATAGGGTATTCACCGGTTGCTTTAGGAGAGTTTAGTTTTACCCCGCGTGCAATTAAAGGCGCGGCCCTAAACCCTAAATTTAAAAACCAAGCAGTGCAGGGGCTCGACTTACGCCAAGCCACCACTAAAGGGTTAGATTTAAGCTACTTAATAAGTGCTTATAAGCAGCTTAATAATAATGATATTACGTTTTTTGAGCGCGCTGATTTTATGGATAAGTTAGCAGGTACCGATAAGCTGCGCTTAGCTATTGAGGCGGGGCAATCGGCACAACTAATAAAGCAAACTTGGCAGGCGGGGTTGATGCAATTTAAACAGCAAAGAGCACCTTATTTGTTATATGAGTAA
- the tnpC gene encoding IS66 family transposase, with amino-acid sequence MCHAIKMPDTILITELQNQLALMQAKLDGLEKDKISLQEDKVEMQSRIDHLLAELKLSKSQKYGKKSEKAPRGTFNEAEQHKTTEPPKHHKKGKQILAEHFEREEVEHTLTELTCQCCGEQLHQCGSEDSEQVKIIPAKVSVIKHKQFKYACRHCEHEQLASKIITAPKPKQPIPGSIASPEALSAVVTGKYCDALPLYRFVDILGRGGLELSRGTLANWCIKAGLLISPLVAAMQRHLLSEHSLCADETRTQVLDEGDNPSSNSYMWVYRSNEVSREPVVIYDYQAGRSRACAKEFLAGYQGYLQCDGYRVYDGIEGITPVGCWAHARRKYNDALKAESKNKGRAHKAISFISQLYKLETHAKNKQLSPQARYQLRQEKALPILMHFKAWLDEAEGKVTAGSYIGKAIKYTLNQWPKLMRYSEDGELGIDNNITERDIRPFTTGRKNWLFSKSVNGAQASAILYSIVMTCRANDINPYYYFVHLFKTLPNRDEGDDDFTDLMPWNVQLDFDYS; translated from the coding sequence ATGTGTCATGCTATTAAAATGCCAGACACTATTCTCATCACCGAACTACAAAATCAGCTTGCACTTATGCAGGCTAAGCTTGATGGCTTAGAAAAAGATAAAATTTCACTGCAAGAAGATAAGGTTGAAATGCAATCGCGGATTGACCACTTGCTTGCTGAGCTTAAGTTAAGTAAATCCCAAAAATACGGTAAAAAAAGTGAAAAAGCCCCGCGAGGTACCTTCAACGAAGCGGAGCAGCATAAAACGACTGAGCCGCCTAAACACCATAAGAAAGGTAAACAAATACTGGCTGAGCACTTTGAACGAGAAGAAGTTGAGCACACCTTAACCGAGTTAACGTGTCAGTGTTGCGGTGAACAACTACATCAATGTGGTAGTGAAGACAGCGAGCAAGTGAAGATTATTCCGGCGAAAGTCAGTGTCATTAAGCACAAACAATTTAAATATGCTTGCAGACATTGCGAGCATGAACAATTGGCCAGTAAAATAATCACCGCGCCTAAACCCAAGCAGCCTATTCCTGGCAGCATTGCGAGTCCAGAAGCGTTATCGGCGGTTGTTACGGGCAAATACTGCGATGCCTTACCGCTTTATCGTTTCGTTGACATACTGGGCCGTGGCGGCCTTGAACTATCGCGCGGAACATTAGCTAATTGGTGTATTAAAGCGGGCCTGCTAATCAGCCCCTTAGTGGCAGCCATGCAACGTCACTTGCTTAGTGAGCATAGTTTATGTGCCGATGAAACCCGTACACAAGTGTTAGATGAAGGTGACAACCCTAGCAGCAATTCCTACATGTGGGTTTATCGCAGCAATGAGGTCAGCCGTGAGCCTGTCGTGATTTACGATTACCAAGCAGGTCGAAGTCGCGCTTGCGCAAAAGAATTTCTTGCCGGTTATCAAGGCTATTTACAGTGCGACGGTTACCGTGTTTATGACGGTATTGAAGGCATTACCCCTGTTGGTTGCTGGGCACACGCTAGACGCAAATATAACGATGCCTTAAAAGCAGAGTCGAAAAACAAAGGTCGAGCGCATAAAGCCATCAGCTTTATCAGCCAATTATATAAACTGGAAACCCACGCTAAAAACAAACAGTTATCTCCTCAAGCGCGGTATCAGTTACGACAAGAAAAAGCCTTACCCATATTAATGCACTTTAAAGCGTGGCTTGATGAAGCCGAAGGTAAAGTAACGGCGGGGAGTTATATTGGCAAAGCGATAAAATACACGCTTAATCAATGGCCGAAATTAATGCGGTATAGTGAAGATGGCGAACTAGGGATTGATAATAATATTACTGAGCGAGATATTCGGCCGTTTACCACTGGTAGAAAAAACTGGCTATTCTCAAAATCGGTTAATGGTGCTCAGGCCAGCGCGATACTTTATAGTATTGTGATGACCTGCCGTGCCAATGACATCAATCCTTATTACTACTTTGTGCATTTATTTAAAACGTTGCCGAATCGAGATGAGGGTGATGATGATTTTACCGACCTAATGCCGTGGAATGTGCAGCTAGACTTCGATTATAGCTAA
- a CDS encoding Na+/H+ antiporter NhaC family protein, producing MSWYSILPPLIAIAVVFWRKEVIMALLLAVASSEFLLALQGEGSSVFNTFLNTIERIVSVASSPGNTRILIFSILIGALLAYIRESGGVAATVNMLMNKGIAKSKRQVGFLTMFTGIAVFIESNLSVLTAGILSRGLFDKFKMSRARLAYIIDSTSAPVCILILLNGWGAFVLGLLSNYELGESAVSVLWGSVGYNFYAIITLVIVFYTIAFDKVYGPMKQAEQKLELQTTDLKEEVKGSKARFMLVPLITLIVSMVGFMFYTGNGVLAEGSGSKSVLYATVLAIVVAYFLMLASRQFSHHKLVETGFKGMGELLPLVGIVLLSLTLGASLKELGTGVFVASLVGDYLPIYLVVPALFLTGAVMSFTTGTSWGTFAILIPIGVPLIQALGLPPSLVLGAILGGGIFGDHCSPISDTSAVSAIASGCDLLTHVKTQLPYALFAGGLTLIAYLVTSIIVL from the coding sequence ATGTCTTGGTATTCTATTTTACCGCCGTTAATCGCCATTGCTGTCGTATTTTGGCGCAAAGAGGTCATTATGGCGCTGTTGCTTGCAGTGGCTTCGTCAGAGTTTTTACTCGCATTACAGGGGGAGGGCAGTAGTGTATTTAATACCTTTTTAAACACTATTGAACGTATTGTTAGCGTAGCAAGCTCGCCCGGCAATACCCGTATTTTAATTTTTAGTATTTTGATTGGTGCTTTGCTTGCCTACATTCGCGAGTCGGGTGGAGTAGCCGCTACCGTTAATATGTTAATGAACAAAGGTATAGCGAAAAGTAAGCGCCAAGTTGGCTTTTTAACTATGTTTACTGGCATTGCGGTGTTTATAGAGTCAAACCTGAGTGTACTTACTGCGGGTATTTTATCGCGCGGATTATTCGATAAATTTAAAATGAGCCGCGCCCGCCTAGCTTATATTATCGATAGCACCAGTGCGCCGGTATGTATTTTAATATTACTAAATGGCTGGGGCGCATTTGTACTAGGGTTATTAAGTAACTACGAGTTAGGTGAATCGGCTGTATCGGTACTTTGGGGCAGCGTAGGCTATAACTTTTACGCCATAATCACGCTTGTTATTGTTTTTTACACCATTGCGTTTGATAAAGTATATGGCCCAATGAAACAAGCTGAGCAAAAACTAGAGCTACAAACAACTGACTTAAAAGAAGAAGTAAAAGGCTCTAAAGCACGCTTTATGTTAGTGCCCCTTATTACGCTGATTGTTAGCATGGTGGGCTTTATGTTTTACACAGGTAACGGTGTATTGGCAGAAGGTAGTGGCTCAAAGTCGGTATTGTATGCAACCGTTTTAGCCATAGTTGTAGCTTACTTTTTAATGCTAGCATCACGCCAATTTAGCCACCATAAGTTAGTTGAAACAGGCTTTAAAGGGATGGGCGAATTACTGCCATTAGTAGGCATTGTATTGTTATCGTTAACTTTAGGAGCAAGCTTAAAAGAGTTGGGTACTGGTGTGTTTGTGGCATCTTTAGTGGGCGATTACCTTCCTATTTACTTGGTGGTACCGGCACTGTTTTTAACCGGTGCGGTTATGTCGTTTACTACGGGTACATCGTGGGGCACCTTTGCAATTTTAATCCCTATTGGCGTGCCGCTTATTCAAGCATTGGGTTTGCCGCCGTCGTTGGTATTAGGCGCTATTTTAGGTGGCGGTATATTTGGCGATCACTGCTCGCCCATATCCGACACCAGCGCAGTATCGGCTATCGCCTCAGGCTGTGACTTACTCACCCACGTTAAAACCCAGCTACCCTATGCCTTGTTCGCTGGTGGCCTGACACTTATAGCCTACTTAGTAACGAGCATAATTGTTTTATAA
- the pbp4b gene encoding penicillin binding protein PBP4B, which yields MYLYLKNKNYYSIKKLLIVALSFMLGACSSSVEPLEPKALLTQSKLVELPNAQVIVTFPEPNPSSRKYVNNRGTFKAYKGHGQLLIQNHSAKSADIYINNQLLNIKQLLGANTVYQYSLAKLTHNGVNTFKVANIQPAGASLTLRFAFPTLNKASHQQANFSEVDALIERDIKAGFPGAVLAVVKNGELIKLTAYGDAKQYQQNDLMLLRPEPMQTDTLFDLASNTKIFATNFALMKLVSEGLLNINKPVQLYLPEYQGDGREQRRVKDLLTHSAGYPPVFDFHRKDSSNGDVFYSQNSHTTKKLLLTSVPLSAKSLGQHVYSDIDYMILGVLVERITGLSLDDYLEQQVYAPLKLHNTVFNPLKKGFNAQQFAATELGGNTRDGRIKFDNIRTHVLQGQVHDERAYYSLGGVAGHAGLFSNAPDLAILCQLLLNNGGYGDKQLFSASALAQFLTPQSSDETYGLGFRLAGNNQARRWHFGPYASAQAYGHTGWTGTVTVIDPVYDLAIILLTNARHTPITGSQKSYQFSGKNYETAQYGSVVSLIYEALLNQ from the coding sequence ATGTACTTATATTTAAAAAATAAAAATTATTACAGTATAAAAAAGTTATTAATAGTGGCTTTAAGTTTTATGCTGGGGGCATGTAGCTCCTCTGTAGAGCCGCTCGAGCCCAAGGCGCTATTAACGCAAAGTAAACTTGTTGAGCTGCCTAATGCGCAAGTAATTGTTACCTTTCCTGAGCCAAACCCTAGTAGCCGTAAGTATGTAAATAATCGCGGCACGTTTAAAGCCTATAAAGGCCATGGGCAGCTGTTAATTCAAAATCATAGTGCTAAAAGTGCCGACATTTATATAAATAATCAACTGCTTAATATTAAGCAATTGCTCGGCGCTAATACTGTGTACCAATATAGTTTAGCTAAGCTAACGCATAACGGGGTTAACACCTTTAAAGTTGCAAACATTCAACCAGCGGGAGCAAGTTTAACGCTGCGCTTTGCGTTTCCTACTTTAAATAAAGCGTCGCATCAGCAGGCTAATTTTAGTGAGGTAGATGCATTAATAGAGCGAGATATTAAAGCGGGTTTTCCTGGTGCTGTTTTAGCGGTAGTAAAAAATGGTGAGTTAATTAAATTAACTGCTTATGGCGATGCAAAACAGTATCAACAGAACGATTTAATGCTATTACGCCCAGAGCCAATGCAAACCGATACCTTATTTGACTTAGCCTCTAATACTAAAATATTTGCTACCAACTTTGCATTAATGAAGTTAGTAAGCGAAGGCCTATTAAATATTAATAAGCCAGTGCAATTATATTTACCAGAGTATCAAGGCGATGGTCGAGAGCAGCGACGCGTAAAAGATTTACTCACGCATAGCGCAGGCTATCCGCCGGTGTTTGATTTTCATCGTAAAGACAGTAGCAATGGCGATGTGTTTTACTCACAAAATAGCCATACTACAAAAAAGCTCTTACTTACCAGTGTGCCACTTAGCGCAAAATCGCTCGGGCAGCATGTTTATTCAGACATTGATTACATGATTTTAGGAGTATTGGTTGAGCGTATAACCGGTCTTTCACTTGACGATTACCTAGAGCAACAAGTATATGCGCCATTAAAATTGCATAACACTGTGTTTAACCCCCTTAAAAAAGGCTTTAATGCTCAGCAATTTGCCGCTACAGAGCTGGGTGGTAACACGCGAGACGGACGAATCAAATTTGATAATATTCGCACCCATGTTTTACAAGGCCAAGTACATGACGAGCGTGCGTACTATTCTCTAGGTGGCGTAGCAGGGCACGCGGGGTTATTTAGTAATGCGCCAGATTTAGCCATACTTTGTCAGCTACTATTAAATAATGGTGGTTACGGCGATAAGCAGCTTTTTAGTGCAAGTGCTTTGGCGCAGTTTTTAACCCCACAAAGTAGCGATGAAACCTACGGGCTGGGCTTTAGGCTTGCTGGTAACAACCAAGCAAGGCGTTGGCACTTTGGCCCTTACGCAAGCGCACAGGCTTATGGGCATACAGGTTGGACAGGCACAGTAACGGTAATTGATCCCGTTTACGACTTAGCGATTATTTTATTAACTAATGCGCGGCATACGCCAATTACAGGCTCGCAAAAAAGTTATCAATTTAGTGGTAAAAATTATGAAACTGCACAATATGGCTCGGTTGTTTCATTAATATACGAAGCGTTATTAAATCAATAA
- a CDS encoding GTP cyclohydrolase II, with product MAQVRARVQLNVGKNSDIPAEIISFTDLKDGKEHIAMVFNNADTEQDVPLIRMHSECLTGDVFYSSRCDCGEQLNECIEMMHEQGGILLYLRQEGRGIGLYNKIDAYVLQSQGMNTYEANNHLGFADDLRDFSDAVLMLNALNLPHVKLMTNNPKKLNALRDAGITVDSVVGTHAHIKAGVAGNKAYLETKIKHGAHMLDIKKIKKP from the coding sequence GTGGCGCAAGTAAGAGCAAGAGTTCAGCTTAATGTTGGCAAGAACAGTGATATTCCCGCTGAAATTATCTCGTTTACTGATTTAAAAGATGGCAAAGAACATATTGCTATGGTGTTTAACAACGCTGATACAGAGCAAGATGTACCGCTTATTCGTATGCATTCAGAGTGTTTAACGGGTGATGTATTTTACTCGTCGCGTTGTGATTGCGGTGAGCAGTTAAATGAGTGTATTGAAATGATGCACGAGCAAGGCGGTATTTTATTGTATTTACGCCAAGAAGGTCGTGGTATTGGTTTGTATAATAAAATAGATGCTTACGTGTTGCAGTCGCAAGGTATGAACACTTATGAGGCAAATAATCATTTAGGTTTTGCCGATGATTTACGTGATTTTTCGGATGCGGTGCTAATGCTAAATGCGCTTAATTTACCCCACGTTAAATTAATGACCAATAACCCTAAAAAGCTAAATGCACTAAGAGATGCTGGTATTACGGTTGATTCGGTTGTGGGTACGCACGCACACATTAAAGCCGGTGTTGCGGGTAATAAAGCGTATTTAGAAACCAAAATTAAACATGGCGCGCACATGTTAGATATCAAAAAAATTAAAAAACCTTAA
- the tnpB gene encoding IS66 family insertion sequence element accessory protein TnpB (TnpB, as the term is used for proteins encoded by IS66 family insertion elements, is considered an accessory protein, since TnpC, encoded by a neighboring gene, is a DDE family transposase.) encodes MTPCTHQVYLVTGFTDMRKSINGLSIIVSDTLSLDPLSQAWFVFCNKQRDKLKILFWDTNGFWLYYRRLEQGRFQWPNHAQAHVAMGIEQRQLQWLLSGLPVNNKTRHSTLSGLSVI; translated from the coding sequence GTGACACCTTGCACCCACCAAGTTTACTTGGTCACGGGATTCACCGACATGCGAAAATCAATCAATGGGTTAAGTATTATTGTCAGCGATACCCTATCTCTCGATCCTTTAAGCCAAGCGTGGTTCGTTTTTTGTAATAAACAACGCGATAAATTAAAAATTTTGTTTTGGGATACCAATGGTTTTTGGCTTTATTATCGTCGCTTAGAGCAAGGACGATTTCAATGGCCAAATCATGCTCAAGCACACGTAGCCATGGGGATTGAACAACGGCAGTTACAATGGTTATTATCTGGCTTACCGGTAAATAATAAAACCCGCCACTCAACTTTATCAGGGTTATCAGTGATATAA